The Fulvivirga ligni genome window below encodes:
- a CDS encoding GbsR/MarR family transcriptional regulator produces the protein MQYDEAKHKFIQAWGTLGSSWGINKAMAQIHALLIISTEALSTEQIMEELQISRGNANMNIRALMDWGIVQKEFKVGQRKEFFVAGKDIWELARQVSRERRKREIEPILKVLHQVQSVEGKDEEIEEFKKVTSDLQDFSLKVDGMIDKFTQSDKNWFYKLLLKL, from the coding sequence ATGCAATACGATGAGGCAAAACATAAATTCATTCAGGCCTGGGGTACACTAGGTTCGAGCTGGGGCATAAACAAGGCTATGGCTCAGATTCATGCTTTACTCATCATATCTACAGAGGCTCTGAGCACGGAGCAAATTATGGAGGAACTTCAGATTTCCAGAGGTAATGCTAATATGAACATCAGGGCTTTGATGGATTGGGGTATTGTGCAGAAGGAGTTCAAAGTAGGGCAGAGGAAAGAATTCTTCGTGGCAGGTAAAGACATCTGGGAACTAGCTCGCCAAGTGAGCCGTGAAAGAAGAAAGAGAGAAATTGAGCCCATATTAAAAGTATTGCATCAGGTGCAATCAGTAGAGGGTAAGGATGAAGAAATTGAGGAATTTAAAAAGGTGACGTCAGATCTCCAGGACTTTTCTTTAAAGGTTGATGGTATGATTGACAAGTTCACCCAATCAGATAAAAACTGGTTTTATAAATTACTACTTAAACTGTAG
- a CDS encoding YceI family protein has translation MKNLLLIILVCLAANVTSAQTTWVIDPTHSSIQFEVSHMTVSSVTGSFTSYAGTLTSKKNSFDDAKVVVTIETNSITTNNMERDKNLKDDDFFSAEKYPEIKFESTSFKKTDGNNYLIVGNLTIKDITHEVTLKTEFGGIISIDDKKKAGFKATTSINRFNYGLQWNDVLDNGGLIVGDKVDITLNVELIKQ, from the coding sequence ATGAAAAATCTTTTACTAATCATCTTGGTTTGTTTGGCTGCAAACGTTACGTCCGCTCAAACCACCTGGGTAATAGACCCTACGCACTCTTCCATACAGTTTGAAGTATCCCACATGACGGTTTCGTCAGTCACGGGAAGCTTCACAAGTTATGCCGGAACCCTTACCTCTAAAAAGAATTCTTTTGATGATGCCAAAGTGGTAGTTACTATTGAAACGAATAGCATAACTACCAATAACATGGAGCGTGATAAGAACCTGAAGGATGACGATTTTTTCAGTGCTGAGAAATATCCCGAAATTAAGTTTGAGAGCACCTCATTCAAGAAAACTGATGGCAACAATTATCTCATAGTTGGTAACCTGACTATCAAAGACATCACGCATGAGGTGACTTTAAAGACTGAATTTGGAGGTATTATCTCCATAGATGACAAGAAGAAAGCAGGTTTTAAGGCCACCACTAGCATCAACAGGTTTAACTACGGCTTGCAGTGGAATGATGTGCTGGATAATGGAGGCCTCATTGTGGGTGATAAGGTAGACATAACACTGAACGTAGAGCTTATTAAACAATAG
- a CDS encoding DUF1731 domain-containing protein produces the protein MGLGGSQGSGNQWFSWLHEQDFARAVLFLIAHNDLSGNFNITAPEPLPNKEFMKQLRRRLGVPFGISMPTWMVYLGAFIMQTEPELILKSRYVYPKRLEDAGFQFKYPEIVGAFQHLLR, from the coding sequence ATGGGTTTAGGAGGATCTCAAGGATCAGGTAATCAATGGTTTAGCTGGTTGCATGAGCAGGATTTTGCAAGGGCGGTTTTGTTTTTAATTGCCCATAATGACCTTTCAGGCAACTTTAATATCACTGCACCTGAGCCTTTACCTAATAAAGAGTTTATGAAGCAGCTGCGAAGGCGACTAGGAGTGCCATTCGGTATCTCCATGCCTACCTGGATGGTTTACCTGGGAGCCTTCATCATGCAAACTGAACCAGAGCTAATATTGAAAAGCAGATACGTGTACCCGAAAAGACTGGAGGATGCAGGCTTTCAGTTTAAATACCCTGAAATAGTTGGCGCATTTCAGCATTTGCTGAGGTAA
- a CDS encoding NAD-dependent epimerase/dehydratase family protein, with translation MKIVIAGGTGFLGGTLLPYFKNDEVVILTRNHRSSHENVRYATWNAHDLDQWYHELDGADVLINLNGKSVDCRYTEKNKRLIYETRLKSTAVLGEAILNCEHPPAVWINASSATIYQHSEDKMMDEYNGDIGDDFSMDVCKSWDKYFTLSSYHPHGK, from the coding sequence ATGAAAATAGTAATTGCAGGAGGCACTGGTTTCCTGGGTGGTACACTCTTGCCTTATTTTAAAAATGATGAGGTGGTGATTCTCACCAGAAATCATAGATCTTCTCATGAAAATGTACGTTACGCCACCTGGAATGCTCATGACCTGGATCAATGGTATCATGAATTAGATGGGGCAGATGTGCTCATCAATCTCAATGGAAAATCAGTGGATTGTAGATATACTGAAAAGAATAAGCGGCTTATTTATGAAACGCGATTAAAATCTACTGCAGTTTTAGGAGAAGCCATTCTCAACTGTGAGCATCCTCCTGCCGTTTGGATCAATGCCTCATCGGCCACCATCTATCAGCATAGTGAGGATAAAATGATGGATGAGTATAATGGAGATATTGGCGACGATTTTTCCATGGATGTATGTAAAAGTTGGGACAAGTATTTTACTCTTTCCAGCTACCATCCACACGGCAAATAG
- a CDS encoding PAS domain-containing protein gives MARRILYTLSFFFIITSAHSQQVTMGVYENYPLVYSDENGEPQGLFVDILRYAAEREGWQVSYKKGSVDDCYLWLKNNEIDLIPEFPDYKDKSVGYKILASGVISSWARVYGKEGSDYTSLLDLHERKIAILKKSHYIKGKHKGFEHAMKELDLECNLVEAESYEQIFQWLQDKEVDAGIVDRIYGDVNGQKFGVEQTPIVFSPFRLSFIFSNSPTNFSKLSPLLEEHVRVLKADKNSLLYTDTDKYFNKTEEVEIPVWAYILMALLALGIVQMLLYVKVLRRMVSNRTNDLRNAYADIKSRQHTLSLIYNNASELLALFEVADNNILIAKLPDWYLEQLSEANDNFPAYNIAGMPLRTLYRDFLKLDASEIEERMNRLNDVLLHKENVVFEEWFKSPKGKRGYAETTLIPILGKNNLCTHILYVSRNITHQKRMLADLTETKNRLQMAIEGAREGMWDWDVASNEVIFNDHQASMLGFKTDVRKANFTEFTQRIHPEDRDKTFYSLMQHLNNESEFYEAEYRVKTNNGRWKWMMVHGKVMERDEKGKALRVIGTHVDIHDRKKVELALKRNQRRLSTLMSNLPGMVYRCKNDQDWTMLFVSEGAKNLTGYEPSDFINKKTSFSDITLDKYREKLWADVQVALNNHASFTVEYEITTKSGEKKWVWEQGREVEDGVLEGFISDISERKNSREKIIATIIETEDRERQRIAKELHDSLGQKLTTVSLNFNSLKKDIELNNTSVKKLNTGLNYLKEAIKDSREIAHNLMPQSIQDFGYVLSVQSLLADIGVVTDTKFEFYDNLDGARLPKNIELHLYRVTQEAVNNVLKYAKAKHVNIQLMLYEDEVVLTIEDDGVGFDYQKKMEDENQSFGLRSMTNRINSIFGSIEIDSSKGNGTVVIVEVPIK, from the coding sequence ATGGCCCGAAGAATACTCTACACACTTTCTTTTTTCTTTATTATAACGAGTGCTCATTCCCAGCAGGTTACCATGGGTGTATATGAAAATTACCCATTAGTATATTCTGATGAGAATGGTGAACCACAGGGATTATTCGTAGATATTCTCCGCTATGCAGCTGAAAGGGAAGGCTGGCAAGTATCTTATAAGAAAGGCTCGGTAGATGATTGTTATCTGTGGCTTAAGAATAATGAAATAGACCTGATTCCTGAATTTCCCGATTATAAAGACAAAAGTGTCGGGTATAAAATTTTGGCCTCTGGTGTTATTTCCTCATGGGCCAGGGTGTATGGTAAAGAAGGCTCAGATTATACTTCTCTGCTAGACCTTCATGAAAGAAAGATAGCCATTCTCAAAAAGAGCCATTATATAAAGGGGAAGCACAAGGGCTTTGAGCATGCCATGAAAGAACTGGATTTAGAATGTAATTTGGTGGAGGCAGAAAGCTATGAACAGATATTTCAATGGTTGCAGGATAAAGAAGTAGATGCCGGTATTGTAGACCGAATCTATGGCGATGTTAATGGTCAGAAGTTTGGTGTAGAGCAAACGCCCATAGTATTTTCACCCTTTCGGCTATCATTCATCTTTTCTAACAGTCCCACAAACTTTTCGAAGTTATCGCCTTTATTAGAAGAGCACGTCAGGGTGTTGAAAGCTGATAAAAACTCACTGCTATATACAGATACGGATAAGTATTTCAATAAAACAGAAGAGGTAGAGATTCCTGTATGGGCATATATACTCATGGCTTTACTGGCCTTAGGTATTGTGCAGATGTTGCTCTATGTTAAGGTTTTAAGGCGTATGGTCTCTAATCGAACTAATGACCTGAGAAATGCTTATGCAGACATTAAATCCAGACAACATACGCTTTCCTTAATATATAATAATGCCTCTGAACTACTGGCTCTTTTTGAGGTGGCTGATAATAATATTCTCATTGCAAAACTGCCAGATTGGTATTTGGAGCAACTTTCGGAGGCCAATGACAACTTTCCTGCCTATAATATTGCGGGTATGCCTTTAAGAACACTCTACAGAGATTTTTTGAAGTTGGATGCTTCGGAAATTGAAGAGAGGATGAACAGGCTCAATGATGTATTGCTGCATAAAGAAAATGTGGTTTTTGAAGAATGGTTCAAATCACCTAAAGGTAAAAGAGGCTATGCAGAAACCACTTTGATCCCCATTTTAGGGAAGAATAATCTCTGTACGCATATTCTCTATGTTTCCAGAAATATCACACATCAGAAAAGGATGCTAGCTGATCTTACGGAAACGAAAAACAGGCTTCAAATGGCCATTGAGGGAGCTCGTGAAGGTATGTGGGACTGGGATGTGGCATCTAATGAAGTGATATTCAACGATCATCAGGCATCCATGCTTGGGTTTAAAACGGATGTAAGAAAGGCCAATTTCACTGAGTTTACACAAAGGATTCACCCGGAAGATAGGGATAAAACCTTTTACTCGTTAATGCAGCATTTGAATAACGAATCAGAATTTTATGAGGCAGAGTATAGGGTGAAAACTAATAATGGCCGATGGAAATGGATGATGGTTCATGGCAAGGTGATGGAGCGTGACGAAAAAGGAAAGGCATTAAGAGTAATCGGTACCCATGTAGATATTCACGATAGGAAAAAAGTAGAATTAGCACTGAAGAGAAATCAAAGGCGTCTATCGACCTTGATGTCTAACCTGCCAGGTATGGTATATAGATGTAAGAATGATCAGGACTGGACCATGCTCTTTGTGAGTGAAGGAGCAAAGAATTTAACGGGATATGAGCCTTCTGATTTCATCAATAAGAAAACGTCCTTTTCTGACATTACGCTGGACAAGTATCGGGAAAAGCTGTGGGCTGATGTTCAGGTGGCGTTAAACAATCATGCTTCTTTTACCGTAGAGTATGAGATTACCACCAAATCAGGAGAGAAAAAATGGGTGTGGGAGCAAGGTCGTGAGGTAGAAGACGGGGTGCTGGAAGGATTTATTAGCGATATATCTGAACGCAAGAACTCCAGAGAGAAAATCATTGCCACTATAATAGAAACAGAAGATAGAGAAAGGCAGAGAATAGCTAAAGAGTTACACGATAGTCTGGGACAAAAGCTCACCACGGTGTCTTTGAATTTTAATTCGCTAAAAAAGGATATCGAATTGAACAATACCAGCGTTAAAAAATTAAATACAGGTCTAAACTACCTTAAAGAGGCTATAAAGGATAGTCGTGAGATAGCCCATAACCTGATGCCCCAGAGTATTCAGGATTTTGGTTACGTGCTGTCGGTACAAAGTTTACTGGCTGATATAGGCGTAGTTACAGATACCAAATTTGAATTTTATGATAACCTGGATGGCGCCAGGCTGCCTAAGAACATTGAGCTCCACTTATATAGAGTAACTCAGGAAGCGGTGAACAACGTTCTTAAATATGCCAAGGCAAAGCACGTGAATATACAGCTTATGTTGTATGAAGATGAGGTGGTGTTAACCATTGAAGATGACGGTGTGGGCTTTGATTATCAAAAGAAAATGGAAGATGAAAATCAAAGCTTTGGTCTTCGCAGCATGACCAACCGAATAAATTCAATTTTTGGTAGTATAGAAATAGATTCAAGTAAAGGCAATGGCACTGTGGTAATAGTAGAAGTGCCTATCAAATAA
- a CDS encoding polyketide cyclase has product MKRLFTNKSFLISFFLGLIFFTIGFAILHNEWAAYGWVIFIFLPLITGFVVGSIGDKKEAILGLILSLVFFLINLICIGLEGLLCTIMALPILLPMLILGWAIRRWYLKYYNKKKDGLSIYSIFIPMVILVVGVPIENTLVNHESQTIEVRSEIILPYEVMQVYDAIKSVDTLTGELPWLMEVDLPVPYKCILEEEKVGGLRTCYFEGGRIVEQITALEKGKLLKMDVINYELTGRKWLGFKEAIYEFDSIGVDSCKMTRITTYTSTLYPRAYWEPLERMGIEQEHQYVFNNLKRDLIDM; this is encoded by the coding sequence ATGAAAAGACTATTTACCAATAAGAGTTTTCTAATCTCATTTTTTCTTGGGCTCATTTTTTTTACTATTGGGTTTGCTATTCTCCATAACGAATGGGCGGCTTATGGCTGGGTAATCTTTATTTTTCTACCACTTATCACGGGTTTTGTGGTAGGCTCTATAGGCGATAAAAAGGAGGCTATTTTAGGCCTAATTTTATCTTTAGTCTTTTTTCTCATTAATCTTATATGCATTGGTCTGGAAGGGTTATTGTGTACCATTATGGCTTTACCCATATTATTACCGATGCTGATTTTAGGATGGGCAATAAGAAGGTGGTATTTAAAATACTACAATAAGAAAAAGGATGGCTTATCAATATATAGCATATTTATTCCAATGGTCATTTTAGTGGTTGGAGTACCCATTGAAAACACTCTGGTTAATCATGAAAGTCAAACCATTGAGGTGAGATCTGAAATTATTTTACCTTATGAGGTGATGCAGGTATATGATGCTATCAAATCAGTAGATACACTTACGGGAGAGTTGCCCTGGCTGATGGAAGTGGACCTGCCAGTGCCTTACAAATGCATTTTAGAGGAGGAAAAGGTAGGTGGTTTAAGAACCTGCTATTTTGAAGGAGGAAGGATCGTGGAACAGATTACTGCTCTGGAAAAAGGAAAGCTGTTAAAGATGGATGTTATTAATTATGAACTTACCGGCAGGAAGTGGCTCGGTTTTAAAGAAGCAATTTACGAATTTGATTCTATTGGCGTAGACTCATGTAAAATGACACGAATCACCACTTATACATCCACCCTTTATCCAAGAGCCTACTGGGAACCTTTAGAAAGGATGGGGATCGAACAAGAGCATCAATATGTTTTTAATAATTTGAAACGGGATTTGATTGATATGTAA
- a CDS encoding HAD family hydrolase, translating to MKKENIKNIIFDLGGVIINLRPDYTVVEFAKLAGISEDEILDKYLNDEPFKLYEKGLTTDEEFHAYLKEITGHDDVKNLEKAWNAMLLDIPQERLELLKRLRKDYRLFLLSNTNEIHLRCFTEIASSQNKCSIEDYFDHAYYSHHMNKRKPDAEIYEQVLEEQGLVAEETLFIDDNADNIAGAGNLGIQTLHVTGDHTLKEFFDEGEQ from the coding sequence TTGAAAAAGGAAAATATAAAGAATATCATCTTTGATCTGGGTGGGGTAATCATTAACCTCAGGCCAGACTACACAGTGGTCGAATTTGCCAAATTAGCAGGCATTTCTGAGGATGAAATTTTAGATAAATATTTAAATGATGAGCCATTTAAATTATATGAAAAAGGCCTCACTACTGATGAGGAGTTTCATGCTTACCTAAAAGAAATTACTGGCCATGATGATGTTAAAAATCTGGAAAAAGCCTGGAACGCCATGCTGTTGGATATACCGCAGGAGCGCCTGGAGCTATTAAAAAGGTTGAGAAAGGATTATAGGCTCTTTTTATTGAGTAACACCAATGAAATTCATTTGAGGTGCTTCACAGAAATTGCCAGTTCCCAAAATAAGTGCTCTATAGAAGATTACTTTGATCATGCTTACTATTCTCATCATATGAATAAGCGCAAGCCTGATGCTGAGATCTACGAGCAGGTACTTGAAGAACAGGGCTTGGTAGCAGAAGAAACTTTATTTATCGATGATAATGCTGATAATATAGCAGGAGCAGGTAACTTAGGCATTCAAACATTGCACGTTACGGGTGATCATACCCTAAAGGAGTTTTTTGATGAAGGAGAACAATAG
- a CDS encoding mechanosensitive ion channel family protein translates to MEKFSSLFTDEFWDNLFHIVTAWAITTIPALLLIFFIFIIARKLFRLLLGRLRAFILSRKADDGSLEEEKRINTLMDILKQTGMVILWLVFLMIILQEFGLDIGPLIASAGVLGLAIGFGAQELVRDIISGFFILLENQIRTGDVAIINGTGGSVEKIELRTISLRDFSGVVHIFQNGKIDTLANMTKEWSAIVFDIGVAYKEDVDKVMDVIKEVGQDIKEDETFGPKIINDIEVFGVDSFGDSAVVIKARIKTKPIEQWNVGREYRRRLKYAFDAKKIEIPFPHSTVYWGEEIKPLKLEVEELNRIK, encoded by the coding sequence ATGGAAAAATTTTCTAGTCTCTTTACTGATGAGTTTTGGGATAACCTGTTTCACATTGTTACAGCTTGGGCCATTACCACTATCCCTGCCCTACTGCTCATCTTCTTCATCTTCATTATTGCCAGAAAGTTATTTAGACTTCTACTTGGAAGGCTAAGAGCCTTTATCTTATCCAGAAAGGCTGATGACGGATCTCTGGAGGAAGAAAAGAGAATCAATACGCTTATGGACATACTTAAACAGACCGGTATGGTGATACTGTGGTTAGTTTTCCTGATGATTATATTACAGGAATTTGGATTAGACATAGGGCCATTGATTGCTAGTGCTGGTGTACTAGGTTTAGCCATAGGTTTTGGTGCTCAAGAGCTGGTAAGAGATATTATTTCGGGTTTCTTCATCTTACTGGAAAACCAAATTAGAACCGGAGATGTAGCCATAATTAACGGCACGGGCGGATCTGTTGAAAAAATAGAATTAAGAACTATAAGCTTGAGAGACTTTTCAGGTGTTGTCCACATCTTCCAAAATGGTAAGATTGATACCCTGGCGAACATGACTAAAGAATGGTCAGCCATAGTTTTTGATATTGGTGTAGCCTACAAAGAGGATGTAGATAAAGTAATGGATGTGATTAAAGAGGTAGGTCAAGACATTAAAGAAGACGAAACCTTCGGCCCAAAGATCATCAACGACATAGAGGTTTTTGGTGTAGACAGTTTTGGTGATAGCGCGGTGGTGATTAAGGCCAGAATAAAGACCAAGCCAATTGAGCAATGGAATGTAGGCCGTGAATACAGAAGGAGGTTAAAATATGCCTTTGATGCTAAAAAGATCGAAATTCCATTCCCACATTCTACTGTATACTGGGGCGAAGAGATTAAGCCTCTCAAGTTGGAAGTAGAAGAGCTGAACAGGATTAAATAA
- a CDS encoding tetratricopeptide repeat protein, which produces MSPELKAIPIALAIVLLVLLVFSSLIVVYDNFSDQDGPYAVQDYALIESAINAGEFTRANKMIKDYLANDDSYPNNAYCEMLTARLYIKQGKFKEAREMIKKVSRFTFMKLILKAYEVRDVRTLSEASMVAILNSATDGVTYLERDKEKITIGKMLISFFDNFDYSYLVMFVICFTLAYKRVLKSLEKHSGETDSDINEA; this is translated from the coding sequence ATGTCTCCAGAACTAAAAGCCATTCCCATAGCATTAGCCATTGTATTGTTAGTCTTATTAGTCTTCTCTTCATTAATAGTGGTGTATGACAATTTCTCCGATCAGGATGGACCTTATGCCGTGCAGGATTATGCATTAATAGAAAGTGCTATTAATGCGGGAGAGTTTACCAGGGCCAATAAAATGATCAAGGATTATCTGGCCAACGATGATTCTTACCCTAATAATGCTTACTGTGAAATGCTGACGGCACGGCTCTATATAAAGCAGGGTAAATTTAAGGAGGCTCGCGAAATGATTAAAAAGGTAAGCCGGTTTACCTTCATGAAATTGATATTAAAGGCCTATGAGGTGCGCGACGTACGTACGCTGTCAGAGGCTAGTATGGTGGCTATTTTAAACTCGGCCACAGATGGTGTTACTTACCTTGAAAGGGACAAGGAAAAAATAACGATAGGAAAGATGTTAATTAGCTTTTTCGACAATTTTGATTATAGCTACCTGGTCATGTTTGTCATTTGCTTTACTTTGGCTTATAAACGAGTATTAAAATCATTAGAAAAGCATAGTGGAGAAACTGATTCAGATATAAATGAAGCTTGA
- a CDS encoding site-2 protease family protein produces the protein MKENNSKTYFIQALLFIVTFFTTTLAGGWWVHGNLWPWTPYSWADFREGLNYSIPFLLFLTFHEFGHYFTARYHKVKSSLPYYIPLPPMELLIGTMGAVIRLKEHVKSKKIQFDIGIAGPLAGFIIALCVLTYGFVNLPEPEYIFKIHPEYEQFGENYADHVYTYEFQRAQDSINYMTVRREADSLRFISENKEGEWKYKAFEPYPEYPNIYITKPLLFSAMEKVLVDDPAKVPNSRELMHYPILLAGFLALIFTALNLMPIGQLDGGHILYGLIGYKKHKIVASIMFVCFLFYAGLGLISPTDSSLYETGLLGFPDFIWTFIIYIGFLFVALKGLRKSAKDTLMYAVIIFAVQFLIAYLYPEVQGYHGWLLFVLVIGRVLGVVHPKSQIEEPLDMKRKVLGWLALIIFIISLSPAPIDLI, from the coding sequence ATGAAGGAGAACAATAGCAAAACGTATTTCATACAAGCCTTACTTTTTATAGTTACATTCTTTACCACTACATTGGCCGGTGGCTGGTGGGTGCATGGTAATTTATGGCCATGGACACCCTATTCCTGGGCTGATTTTAGAGAAGGTCTTAATTACTCCATTCCATTTCTGTTGTTTTTAACCTTTCATGAGTTTGGACATTATTTCACTGCCAGATATCATAAAGTAAAAAGCTCACTTCCTTATTATATTCCATTGCCACCGATGGAGCTACTTATAGGAACTATGGGGGCTGTTATAAGATTAAAAGAACATGTTAAATCTAAGAAAATTCAATTTGACATAGGCATAGCAGGACCGCTCGCCGGCTTTATAATTGCCCTCTGTGTGCTTACCTATGGTTTTGTGAATTTGCCGGAGCCTGAATACATTTTCAAAATACATCCTGAGTATGAACAATTTGGAGAGAATTATGCTGATCATGTTTATACCTATGAGTTTCAGCGAGCTCAGGATTCTATAAATTATATGACAGTGAGGCGCGAGGCTGATTCATTAAGATTTATTAGCGAAAATAAAGAGGGAGAATGGAAGTATAAGGCCTTTGAGCCATATCCAGAATACCCCAATATCTATATTACCAAACCGCTTTTGTTTTCGGCTATGGAGAAAGTGCTAGTAGATGATCCTGCCAAGGTGCCCAACAGCCGTGAGCTAATGCATTATCCTATTTTGCTGGCAGGTTTTCTCGCCCTTATATTCACCGCCCTTAACCTTATGCCTATAGGTCAATTAGATGGTGGGCATATACTCTATGGTTTAATAGGCTATAAAAAACACAAAATAGTAGCATCCATCATGTTTGTATGCTTCTTGTTTTATGCGGGCTTAGGCCTAATATCACCCACGGATAGTTCATTGTATGAAACGGGCTTACTAGGATTTCCTGATTTCATATGGACCTTTATCATTTACATAGGTTTCTTGTTTGTAGCATTGAAGGGATTAAGAAAAAGTGCAAAAGATACCTTGATGTATGCCGTGATCATTTTTGCAGTACAGTTCTTAATAGCATACCTATACCCGGAAGTACAGGGCTATCATGGTTGGTTGCTATTTGTTCTGGTTATCGGTAGAGTACTCGGTGTGGTTCATCCAAAATCTCAAATAGAAGAGCCATTAGATATGAAACGTAAAGTTTTAGGCTGGCTGGCGCTCATCATATTCATAATCTCCCTAAGCCCAGCACCGATAGATTTAATCTAA
- a CDS encoding alpha/beta hydrolase, producing the protein MKRSVNLKNIASAILFLLFSPLLSVAQQANYPPAAMVNSQQRQLTSKVNQQEYELYISLPDGYAESDTTYPVLYITDANTYFGMLADMTRNLQWGGEMPETIIVGIGYPISNYATDDERWGKWLAWRMRDFTSTNNAQLDASFGIDNIKSGRADDFLKFLDSELFPFIEKEYKAKSTDRTYTGFSLGGLFGFYALLKKPELFQNYMLGSASIWYDDKVILKTEKAYSESHKDLVAHVFMSAGELEEEVNAGMVRNMLELNSILKSRNYSSFKSKAVVLEGETHMSAPAVCFQRGLRFLFRDK; encoded by the coding sequence ATGAAACGCTCAGTCAATCTTAAAAACATAGCTTCAGCTATTCTCTTTTTATTGTTCAGTCCCCTGCTCAGCGTGGCTCAACAGGCTAATTATCCGCCTGCAGCAATGGTTAATTCCCAGCAAAGGCAGTTAACGTCTAAAGTCAACCAGCAGGAGTATGAATTATATATTTCATTGCCAGATGGTTATGCTGAAAGTGATACCACCTATCCGGTCCTGTATATTACTGATGCTAATACCTACTTCGGTATGTTGGCAGATATGACGCGCAACCTGCAGTGGGGTGGGGAGATGCCCGAAACTATCATAGTGGGCATTGGGTACCCGATTAGTAACTATGCCACCGATGATGAAAGATGGGGCAAATGGCTAGCCTGGCGCATGCGTGATTTCACATCTACAAATAATGCTCAACTGGATGCAAGTTTTGGCATCGACAATATAAAATCAGGCAGAGCTGATGATTTTCTGAAGTTTCTGGATTCGGAGCTTTTTCCATTTATTGAAAAAGAATACAAAGCGAAAAGTACTGATCGTACTTATACAGGTTTCTCCCTGGGAGGGCTGTTTGGATTTTACGCTTTGCTAAAGAAACCCGAATTGTTTCAGAATTATATGCTAGGCAGTGCCTCTATCTGGTATGATGACAAGGTGATTCTTAAAACTGAAAAAGCATATTCTGAGAGTCATAAAGATCTGGTTGCTCATGTGTTTATGTCGGCCGGTGAACTGGAGGAGGAGGTGAATGCAGGAATGGTAAGGAACATGCTGGAGCTGAATAGTATTCTGAAAAGTCGAAATTATTCAAGCTTTAAGAGTAAGGCTGTGGTGCTAGAGGGTGAAACGCACATGTCTGCTCCGGCTGTCTGTTTTCAGAGAGGCCTACGTTTCCTTTTTAGAGATAAATAA